The Arctopsyche grandis isolate Sample6627 chromosome 7, ASM5162203v2, whole genome shotgun sequence genome includes a window with the following:
- the LOC143914641 gene encoding uncharacterized protein LOC143914641, with translation MPVSHEINSCQLRRTLPGISTSSSSSKPSRIFRNNKIHRAEQHQAFQKIRRLDKNKIPLVRVNNHFHQAFQKIRRLDENKIPLVRVNNHFHQAFQKIRRLDENKIPLVRVNNHFHQAFQKHYKRRYNPNNVSRPTTASVDTQHQTSRPTTASVDTQHQTSRPTTASVDTQHQTSRPTAASVDTQQQTSQHTAPDQPPLHYADLEDQPAGRASNTLPYPETFRT, from the coding sequence GAATCTCgacgtcgtcatcgtcatcgaaaccttcgagaatattccgcaacaacaaaatacatcgagcggaacagcatcaagcattccagaaaattcgacgcctcgacaaaaacaaaattcctctcgtacgcgtcaataaccacttccatcaagcattccagaaaattcgacgcctcgacgaaaacaaaattcctctcgtacgcgtcaataaccacttccatcaagcattccagaaaattcgacgcctcgacgaaaacaaaattcctctcgtacgcgtcaataaccacttccaccaagcattccagaaacactataaaaggaggtacaacccaaacaacgtcagtcgacccacaacagcaagcgtcgacacacagcaccagaccagtcgacccacaacagcaagcgtcgacacacagcaccagaccagtcgacccacaacagcaagcgtcgacacacagcaccagaccagtcgacccacagcagcaagcgtcgacacacaacagcagaccagtcaacatacagctcctgaccagccaccactacactacgcggacttggaagatcaaccagccggacgagccagcaacacactgccgtatccagagaccttccgtacatag